Genomic DNA from Clostridium sp. BJN0013:
CAGTAAAGCATAAATTAGAAGAATGTAGAAAAATGCTTAAAGATAAACTGGAAAATACTGAGGAAAATTTATATAAAGTCAAAAGTGAAAATGGCCAGCAGCTTAAGTCTGTAAGAGAAGGTGAAGAAGTATTTATTCCGTCACTGAACCAAAAAGTATTGGTATTATCAAAGCCTGATAATAAAGGAGAGGTACAAGTTCAGGCAGGCATTATGAAAATAAGTGTTAATCTAAAAAAATTAAGGGCATTTAAAGGAAGTACTAAAAGTACAGATAAAAAATTAAAAAGAGAAGTCAACTTAAATTTAAAAAATGTAGCTGCATCAGTAGACCTGAGAGGAATGGATTCTATAGAAGCAGCTTATATTACAGATAAGTATTTAGATGATGCTTATATAGCAGGACTCAAAGAAGTAACTATAATACATGGAAAGGGTACGGGAATATTGAGAAGTTCCATAACAGATATGTTGAAATCTCATTCCCATGTAAAAAGCTATAGAATTGGTGAGTATGGTGAAGGTGGTACTGGAGTTACAATAGTAGAACTAAAGTAGTTTAGATTAGGAGGAAAAATGATATTAGTAAGTGCATGTTTGTGTGGAATTAATACTAAATACAATGGGGAAAACAATCTTTCTCAGGATGTTTTAAAACTTATAAGGAAAGAGAGAATGATACCTGTATGTCCAGAACAGCTGGGAGGACTTACCACCCCAAGAGAACCCTGTGAAATATGTGGAGGTACAGGAAAAGATGTATTAAATAAAAAAGCCATTGTAATAACTTCAGACGGAAAAAATGTTACAGATAATTTTCTAAGAGGGGCTTATGAAACCTTAAATATAGCTAAAGCATTCGATATAAAAAAAGCCATATTAAAATCTAAAAGTCCCTCCTGCGGTTATAATA
This window encodes:
- a CDS encoding DUF523 domain-containing protein; translated protein: MILVSACLCGINTKYNGENNLSQDVLKLIRKERMIPVCPEQLGGLTTPREPCEICGGTGKDVLNKKAIVITSDGKNVTDNFLRGAYETLNIAKAFDIKKAILKSKSPSCGYNKIYDGSFKKNIIKGNGVTTELLVKNGIKIYTEEDV